Sequence from the Torulaspora delbrueckii CBS 1146 chromosome 5, complete genome genome:
ACTAAAAGCTCGCTCACTGAAGGTGCTCTAGCTCTTGTTGATCGTTTAAGTTCCCACGTGAGCTTTTCAGGTTCAGTTTTCCACTTAGTTACTATGGGAAACGCAGCTGAAGACACAGAAAAAAAAGCCAAAAGTGGGAAACAAGATGGGAATAAAGTGTTCAAGGTAAACAGACTGCTGGCGTCAAGCTTTAAACTGTTTTAGTCTTGGCACGTGTAAGAATGTCAGCGATATGATCTGAGCAGTTAGTTCAACGTGGGAATATTGAAGACGTCTTATGAAGAAACCTTATGGATGATATACTGTTGAGGAAGTTGTATTTAAGGCTTggcaaatttgaaaaaagattAATCACTGAAATTTCGTCTTGGGGTGAGAAAAAATTGAGATTGGACACAATACTTGATGTCTCTTTTAGGCCTTTTAGTTTGGGCTTACGCCTTGGTCTTTGTCAGTGGTTCTCCTGTCGATAATGGTGATGAATCGCTGGCGAATATCTTAAACACTTTCCAAATTATGGACGATAAGGATGTTACCGTTGCAATTTCTCATGCTTTAAAAGAAGCTTCTTTGACCAATGATACTTGTGGTGCTTGTACTGGTAGACTAGCTATTGGTAAGTCTTTGTCCCTGGTGAGACCTGATTTGGTTCCTgcaacttttgaaaaatggtgTAACGATAACAAATATGCCTCTGAGAGTACTTGTGCCACCAACTACCATAGAAACACTGTCGAAGCTAGTACTACTGGTAGTAACTTTGCCGATatgttgcaattgatgGATCCTTACGGATATGATGGCCAATTGTACTGTTATTACAAAGATAGTGGTGCTTGTCCCAAGCCAAAGACTCCAAATGTGAGTTTGTCGCACTTGTGGCCCGCAAAGCAGGATAAGCACAAGGTTGCACCTGTTTCTAATGGCAGTGATACTTTCAACGTCTTACATATTTCTGATTTTCATATCGAATTGGATTACACTGTTGGTGCTGAAGTCAACTGTTCCACTTCTATGTGCTGCACTCCTCACTCTATTAACGCGAAGAGCAATGCTTCCGATAGCAGTGCTTCAAATTGGAACTCGTTTTACGACGGATCCCACTACATGGACTCTAACTTCAGTTTTGTCCGTGGTGACAAATTGTCAAACCCATTCCAAGGTGTCTCTATACCAGCTCCTTCTTTTGGACACTACCACTGTGATGCACCAGAGCTTTTGATCAactcttctttgaacaatGTCGTCGATTTTGCTAAGAAACAAAAGCTAGACTTCGAATTTGCAATCTTCACTGGTGATCTAGTCGATCACGATGAAATCCGTTTCACTGACTACAAGATGACTGTCAAATCTGAACAGTACATTATGAGAGATATGAAGAGCCGTCTGGGTGACATGCCAGTTTACCCAGTCTTAGGTAACCACGATACTTTCCCATACGGTGAGTTGGCTCAAGAAGGTTATGGTTTTTCTAACAAGGATTCCTGGAATGCTGACATGCTTGCAGATATTTACGAAGATTACGGATGGCTAGACCGCAAGCAAGCTGATTACGCTAGGCACCATTACACCGGTTTCTCCGTCAATACTAAACAAGGCTTGAAGGTTATCTCTTTGAACTCCAATGCTTtctacaagaagaatcactACTGTTATTGGAACTCCACTAATCCAGACTCCTTTGGCCAATGGGAATTCTTGATTGACGAGTTGGttgaaagtgaaaagaaCGACCAAAGAGTCTGGATCATTACTCATATTCCACCAATCAGTGACTCGTTACCATTGCCATCCAAGATCTTTGGTGAAATTGTCGAAAGATTTAGTCCTTCCACTATCGCAGGTATATTCTTCGGTCACACTCATTTGGATCAATTCAACTTGTTGTATGCAAAGGATGTTAAATCCATCGACACTATTGTTAACATGGCCTGGATTGGACAAGCCGTTACCCCATGGGTCGAAAACAACCCAGCTTGGAGATACTATGAAGTTGATTCTGAGACTTTCTCCATcatgaattctttcaactaTTACTCTAAATTGAACGAAACTTTTGCCAACGAAGGTCAAGAACCAGAATGGTTGTTTGAGTACTCTGCAAGAGACGTCTACAACGTAACCTGGCCATCTCAAGCTCCATTGAATGCTTCTTACTGGCATTTGGTCGCTgagaagatcaaatctGATGTCAGTTACAGACAATTATACGAAAACTTGGCCAAGAGATGGTCTCCATACGTTCCAGACTGTTCGAAGGGTAAGAACTGTCAAACCGACTACTGTTTCCTATCTACATTTGTTACAGATGATTACGACAAGTGTGTAGCCCAGTTGAAGAGTAACTGATTGATTAGACATGCCATGATAGACACAATTACTTCCCCGTTCCAATTTTAGTTCTTGTAGATATTATCTACCACTTTTAAGTATATTATACCCATTATAGAATAAATCAATTCATTTTAAGAGCCTAAAGTAGAATTTCGTAGTAATTAAAAGACTACGAGCCGTTAAAGAACGCTTAAACTGCtcattttttcatttcgCTGCGGGTTGACATTAGCGAGCGTCGCTTCACCAAAATCTACTCGGATTTCATGAACAAAGGTAGATGAATTGAGATGCGTTCGATTTCGGTTGATACTAGCAATTTACTCTTTTACACTTGAGGTTAGCTGTTGGATGGGCTGCAATAAGGTGAGGTGAAATCTCGTTTTGACAGAATGAAGGTCGAAGTTAACACCTTTTATATAGGGGATGAGCTAAAGCTAAAGGAAATACTTCTTACCGGATATGCATACTGCAGAAACTATCTCCAGACAAGTTCATGGATTAGCATTCTGAAGGACTATTTGCTGCTAGTTTTTACCTACAGGCTCTTGAACTTTGCTACCTTCCAGTTGAAAGTCTTTGGGCTCCGCGGTTCATTAGGCAATCTATATCGTTCCATCACATCAAGTTTCTTTAAATGGCTACTGAGAAGCTCGCTGATGAAGAGCTCTGTCGATGTTGAGGTTAATAAAGCCACCAGGAGTATTGAGAGAGATTTGATTAAGAATGATGCATCTTTAAAAGATTTCGAAGAGTTACCAGCTGTAGGATTATCGGAAAAAACGCTCCTCGAGGAATTGGATTTGATGGATTCTATACTTCCCCATACAGAGTGGAAGCGCGGAAGGGTGTCGGGAGCTGTTTACCATGGCGGTGATGAGCTCGTTCATTTACAGAGTCTagcatttgaaaaattctgtgTTGCTAACCAGCTGCACCCAGATGTGTTTCCTGCAGTACGTAAAATGGAAGCTGAGGTGGTTTCAATGACTTTGAACTTGTTCAATGCTCCGAAGGATACCGGTTGTGGTACCACCAGCTCTGGTGGTACCGAATCTCTCTTGTTAGCATGTTTGAGTGCCAAGATGTACGCATATCATCACCGTGGCGTAACAGAGCCTGAAATGATTATTCCTGTCACTGCTCATGCAGGTTTCGATAAAGCTGGTTATTATTTTGGCATTAAAATACATCATGCCAGACTGGATCCCGTAACGTTCAAAGTGGACCTTAAGCAGgttaaaaaattcatcaataaaAACACCGTGCTTCTGGTAGGTTCAGCTCCAAATTTTCCCCATGGTATAGTAGATGACATCCAAGGTTTGAGTGACCTGGCTTTACGTTACAAAATCCCACTTCATGTCGATTGTTGTTTGGGATCTTTTATTGTTGCGTTTATGAGCAAGGCtggcttcaaagatttggcTCCGTTTGACTTTAGAGTTCCAGGAGTAACTTCAATCTCCTGTGATACTCACAAGTATGGCTTCGCCCCAAAGGGCTCTTCCGTGATCATGTACCGTAATAACGATCTCCGAATGCACCAATACTACGTCAGTACCGATTGGACTGGTGGACTTTACGGTTCACCTACGTTGGCGGGATCAAGACCGGGAGCGTTAGTTGTGGGGTGCTGGGCAACTATGATCAGCATGGGACAGAAATGTTACATCGACTCCTGTAAGGAGATTGTCAACGCATCGAGAAAATTAAAAGCCACAATTCAACGGGATATTCCAGATCTAAGAGTTCTGGGTGATCCCATATGTTCTGTAGTGTCTTTCACTTCTGACAGGTATGACGTTTACGAACTGGGGGACAAATTGGCAAAAAGAGGTTGGCATCTAAGTTCGTTGCAAAAACCGCCCGCTCTACACCTGGCTATTACCAAACCAAGTGCAAGCTCCATAGATGAACTAATTGAAACCTTGAAAGAACTTGTATCAGAAGCGAGGAAAGATCCGGATTCTAAACCCTCCTCTGACGGCACTAGTGCCTTGTATGGTGTCGCTGGAAGCGTCAAGACTACCGGGGTCGCTGATAGACTGATTGTGGGATTTTTGGATACACTATTCAAGCTGAAGCCAGCAGATTCGTAATTAAATAGCGTATTTTATCATATACGATTTAAGTAATAGCAGAGCAATAAAGAAAAAGCTCtagttgaaaaagttggATCTAATGCTAAGCATATAAGGAATAAGTACGGCTGAAAGATACAGGTCGTGTTTAATACAAGTATTAATGGATAGATATCCAGTCAAAGGCCCTTTGTAGTCATCATTTTGAATTAAGAGTATGGAGCAATTTGGCAGTCTGAGccttgaagatgaaatcgaTCAAAAAGCTCGAGATGAAGACTTGATGAGCATTTCAAGGCTAACTATCTCTGATAATACATTTAATGTCTCTCCACAGCTAATGAGCAGGTACATGCCCCATTTTCCAGCACTTCCTTCGCCATTGAGGAACTCTTTTAGTTTTGTGGAGGGCGATCAGATGGAGATTGATGAATGTGAAGATGGATTGAGTATACGAAACGAAAATAATGATACCAACCCAAGTACTGATGACAGGCAAGAACCAAGAGTGACTTTTGTTATGCCCGATGTGAGACATGGACGTGAGAAGAAAAGCAGTGCAGTGAGAGAggaggttgaagaagtagagGAGGACGACAGAATAGATCCCAAAGAGCACAATGAACAAAGAGAGGATGGAACCAGCAGCACAGCCGTTATAAAAGCTTTATTGTCACCGACGTCCCTAGGAGTAGCGGCAGCTACAAAGATCGATGGCATACCGTTAGAGCCACCAAGAGAGATCGGTCACCTCAACGACTCTGTCGAGTACACCAGTGGTCATCAATCACAACAGATAGATATAGACACTATAAAACATGATCTTAGGGCTCGCTCAAAAAATCAACCAATCCACGTCTCGATCAACAACCATCATCACTATTACCCTTCATACGCCGAGCCTCAGATGTCACAACCACCACTACACGAAGACAACAGGTACCGATTACCTGTGCCTTGGTCAGCGGAATCCCATCCGACCTCTAGAGGCTCCTACGCGTTCATGTCGTACTTACAACTTTTCCTCAATGCAATCACTGTCACAGCCATAGTAACAGTGATCatttcattcttcaaaacacTCAAGGCAGACATCAAATCAACGTGGGAACACAGGCGACTAGAGTTAGCTTACGAATCCTCAAGATGCCAGATCCAGTATCTGGCCAACAAGTGTAACCAGGGAGGCCGCCCAGCACTACAAGCACAATGCCAATCTTGGGAGCAATGTATGAATAGAGACAACGACATCTTCTTCCGTGCTCGTTCGACACTGAGTGCTCAACTCTTCGGCGAAGTCATCAACTCGTTCATAGAACCCATCGGATGGAAAGCTCTCCTAGTAATATGGATGGGCATAGCAGTATGGTTATTCTGCTCAAACTTTTTATTGGGCTTTGCACGAGCCAAGAGTTATTACGGCGAACCTTCTCAAAGGATCATGACATCATCGTCACTAATGCATCGACAAGAACCCGAATTTCTCGGACAAAGCAGGGAAcatatcaaagaagattcgCAGAATACATTGATAGACCTCCCCAGGGCCCATCGGTGATCTATCCTGACCAAGAACCATAATTTCAGCATTAACGATGAAAGCTTATTATCAAGGCATCGGGGGTCGCTTTCCTCGTTTTTCGCATCGGGACACGAATCCCGTTCGCGTCTAACGCTAAGTTCCACATAATTAAGGCACTTGTCCATCAAAATAGATAGATAGCATCAAGGCTAGCAGCATATCGGTTGATATATAAACCTGTAAAACGTTAAGGAAGTACTCTGACTGGTATACCTTATTTACCAGTTTTccgatcttcaaattggaaGTGTTTTTCATTAAGAATTAGCAAAAGTTGAAACGGGCCATGTTGTCGAGAATAAGAACTTTACAAGCAACTCGTCAGAGTGTTAGATATGTTGCACAATTGTCTAACTTAAGTACACCCAAACAGATTGGCAATGAGCCTGTTAAGCCATTTGGTTGTACTGATACGAAGGATTGGGATTTGTTACGTGCTTCTTTAATGAAATTTAgaagctcttctttggaagttCCACTGGTTATCAACGGTGAACGTCGCTATTACAACGATAAAGAAAAGCGTGGTTTCTTTCAGCAGACAAACCCTGCAAATCACGAACAGGTACTAGCAAATGTCACTCAGGCTGGTGTTAAGGACGTCAAGGATGCCATACAGGCAGCCAAAGCAGctaagaagaaatggatGGAAATGCCCTTTTATGATAGGGCTGCAGTTTTCTTAAGGGCAGCCGATTTGGTGTCCACTAAGTACAGATACGATATGTTGGCAGCTACGATGCTGGGCCAAGGTAAGAACGTTTACCAGGCGGAAATCGATTGTATCACTGAACTGgcagatttcttcagattcAACGTCAAGTACGCTAACGAATTATACTCTCAGCAGCCCATCGAGTCTACTTCCGGCGTGTGGAATAAAGCGGAATATAGACCTCTTGAAGGATTCGTCTACGCCGTGACTCCTTTCAATTTCACTGCGATAGCTGCTAACTTGATCGGTGCTCCAGCTCTGATGGGTAACACTGTGGTATGGAAACCATCTCAAACAGCTGCATTGTCCAactatcttcttttgacCGTTCTGGAGGAAGCAGGTCTTCCAAAGGGTGTGGTTAATTTCATCCCCGGAAACCCAATTGAAGTCACTGAGGAAGTATTGGCTGATAAGGAGTTCAGCGCATTGCATTTCACAGGTTCCACTTCAGTATTCAAGCAACTATACGGGAAGATTCAAGAAGGTGTTGTCAGCAATGTTTACAGAGATTACCCAAGAATTGTTGGTGAGACAGGAGGTAAGAACTTCCACTTAATCCACCCCTCGGCTAATCTCCCACACGCGGTGCTATCTACAATCAGAGGAGCTTTCGAGTTCCAGGGCCAGAAATGTTCTGCAACTTCCAGGGTCTACATTCCCCAATCCAAGAGCCAGGAGTTCCTGAAGGACATGGCTGGCACTTTGCAACAGCAGAAT
This genomic interval carries:
- the TDEL0E03160 gene encoding uncharacterized protein → MSLLGLLVWAYALVFVSGSPVDNGDESLANILNTFQIMDDKDVTVAISHALKEASLTNDTCGACTGRLAIGKSLSLVRPDLVPATFEKWCNDNKYASESTCATNYHRNTVEASTTGSNFADMLQLMDPYGYDGQLYCYYKDSGACPKPKTPNVSLSHLWPAKQDKHKVAPVSNGSDTFNVLHISDFHIELDYTVGAEVNCSTSMCCTPHSINAKSNASDSSASNWNSFYDGSHYMDSNFSFVRGDKLSNPFQGVSIPAPSFGHYHCDAPELLINSSLNNVVDFAKKQKLDFEFAIFTGDLVDHDEIRFTDYKMTVKSEQYIMRDMKSRLGDMPVYPVLGNHDTFPYGELAQEGYGFSNKDSWNADMLADIYEDYGWLDRKQADYARHHYTGFSVNTKQGLKVISLNSNAFYKKNHYCYWNSTNPDSFGQWEFLIDELVESEKNDQRVWIITHIPPISDSLPLPSKIFGEIVERFSPSTIAGIFFGHTHLDQFNLLYAKDVKSIDTIVNMAWIGQAVTPWVENNPAWRYYEVDSETFSIMNSFNYYSKLNETFANEGQEPEWLFEYSARDVYNVTWPSQAPLNASYWHLVAEKIKSDVSYRQLYENLAKRWSPYVPDCSKGKNCQTDYCFLSTFVTDDYDKCVAQLKSN
- the DPL1 gene encoding sphinganine-1-phosphate aldolase DPL1 (similar to Saccharomyces cerevisiae DPL1 (YDR294C); ancestral locus Anc_5.310); translation: MKVEVNTFYIGDELKLKEILLTGYAYCRNYLQTSSWISILKDYLLLVFTYRLLNFATFQLKVFGLRGSLGNLYRSITSSFFKWLLRSSLMKSSVDVEVNKATRSIERDLIKNDASLKDFEELPAVGLSEKTLLEELDLMDSILPHTEWKRGRVSGAVYHGGDELVHLQSLAFEKFCVANQLHPDVFPAVRKMEAEVVSMTLNLFNAPKDTGCGTTSSGGTESLLLACLSAKMYAYHHRGVTEPEMIIPVTAHAGFDKAGYYFGIKIHHARLDPVTFKVDLKQVKKFINKNTVLLVGSAPNFPHGIVDDIQGLSDLALRYKIPLHVDCCLGSFIVAFMSKAGFKDLAPFDFRVPGVTSISCDTHKYGFAPKGSSVIMYRNNDLRMHQYYVSTDWTGGLYGSPTLAGSRPGALVVGCWATMISMGQKCYIDSCKEIVNASRKLKATIQRDIPDLRVLGDPICSVVSFTSDRYDVYELGDKLAKRGWHLSSLQKPPALHLAITKPSASSIDELIETLKELVSEARKDPDSKPSSDGTSALYGVAGSVKTTGVADRLIVGFLDTLFKLKPADS
- the BRL1 gene encoding Brl1p (similar to Saccharomyces cerevisiae BRL1 (YHR036W); ancestral locus Anc_5.309), translated to MEQFGSLSLEDEIDQKARDEDLMSISRLTISDNTFNVSPQLMSRYMPHFPALPSPLRNSFSFVEGDQMEIDECEDGLSIRNENNDTNPSTDDRQEPRVTFVMPDVRHGREKKSSAVREEVEEVEEDDRIDPKEHNEQREDGTSSTAVIKALLSPTSLGVAAATKIDGIPLEPPREIGHLNDSVEYTSGHQSQQIDIDTIKHDLRARSKNQPIHVSINNHHHYYPSYAEPQMSQPPLHEDNRYRLPVPWSAESHPTSRGSYAFMSYLQLFLNAITVTAIVTVIISFFKTLKADIKSTWEHRRLELAYESSRCQIQYLANKCNQGGRPALQAQCQSWEQCMNRDNDIFFRARSTLSAQLFGEVINSFIEPIGWKALLVIWMGIAVWLFCSNFLLGFARAKSYYGEPSQRIMTSSSLMHRQEPEFLGQSREHIKEDSQNTLIDLPRAHR
- the PUT2 gene encoding 1-pyrroline-5-carboxylate dehydrogenase (similar to Saccharomyces cerevisiae PUT2 (YHR037W); ancestral locus Anc_5.308); the encoded protein is MLSRIRTLQATRQSVRYVAQLSNLSTPKQIGNEPVKPFGCTDTKDWDLLRASLMKFRSSSLEVPLVINGERRYYNDKEKRGFFQQTNPANHEQVLANVTQAGVKDVKDAIQAAKAAKKKWMEMPFYDRAAVFLRAADLVSTKYRYDMLAATMLGQGKNVYQAEIDCITELADFFRFNVKYANELYSQQPIESTSGVWNKAEYRPLEGFVYAVTPFNFTAIAANLIGAPALMGNTVVWKPSQTAALSNYLLLTVLEEAGLPKGVVNFIPGNPIEVTEEVLADKEFSALHFTGSTSVFKQLYGKIQEGVVSNVYRDYPRIVGETGGKNFHLIHPSANLPHAVLSTIRGAFEFQGQKCSATSRVYIPQSKSQEFLKDMAGTLQQQNVTPVNTSAGTISGGDLHGFVGPVIHEQSFDKLASVIDQAKKDPELEIVFGGNYDKSQGWFITPTIIKTTNPNHPFLSTEFFGPILTVYEYPDIEFPQVCKLIDSTSVYGLTGSVFAKDREAINQASEALRYSAGNFYINDKCTGAVVAQQWFGGARMSGTNDKAGSGNILNRFVSIRNVKENFYEITDFKYPSNYE